One Candidatus Eisenbacteria bacterium genomic region harbors:
- a CDS encoding glycosyltransferase gives MRVLILNAFHYPRGGVERVVFDETRGLAAAGHEVAHFAIQDPRNLESPTAKFFAPPADFGENAPLSRSLAQLPRTIWSKPAADALDRLLGVWHPDVAHVHAPSRYLTPAPMRSLERQSVPMVMTLHDFKPWCTNRVMFARGEPCQRCKGGAHWHAAVVGCVQNSHAKSLLGALEAYVHDARGAYGGVRHWIAPSRFARERGLAHGLPNERVSVIPHGVGPAHATRGAAAANATGAAGVVAAPVPPREPFVLFAGRLSSEKGVDLLPAIAAAIAPAPLIVAGEGPLHATLAAAAG, from the coding sequence ATGCGCGTCCTGATCCTCAACGCGTTTCACTACCCGCGCGGCGGGGTCGAGCGCGTCGTGTTCGATGAGACCCGCGGGCTCGCCGCGGCCGGCCACGAGGTCGCGCACTTCGCGATCCAGGACCCGCGCAATCTCGAGAGTCCCACCGCCAAATTCTTCGCTCCACCTGCCGACTTCGGCGAAAACGCGCCGCTGTCGCGATCGCTGGCGCAGCTGCCGCGCACGATCTGGTCCAAGCCTGCGGCCGATGCGCTCGATCGACTCCTCGGCGTGTGGCACCCGGACGTCGCGCACGTGCACGCACCGAGTCGCTACCTGACGCCGGCCCCGATGCGCTCACTCGAGCGGCAGAGCGTTCCAATGGTCATGACGCTGCACGACTTCAAGCCGTGGTGCACGAACCGCGTGATGTTCGCGCGCGGCGAACCCTGCCAACGCTGCAAAGGTGGAGCGCACTGGCACGCTGCGGTCGTGGGCTGCGTTCAGAACTCCCATGCGAAGAGCCTGCTCGGAGCACTCGAAGCCTACGTGCACGACGCGCGCGGCGCCTACGGTGGCGTGCGGCACTGGATCGCACCGTCGCGCTTCGCGCGGGAGCGGGGGCTCGCGCACGGACTGCCGAACGAGCGCGTGAGCGTGATCCCGCACGGCGTCGGGCCCGCCCACGCGACGCGTGGGGCGGCGGCTGCGAACGCAACCGGCGCCGCGGGCGTGGTGGCGGCTCCGGTTCCGCCGCGCGAACCGTTCGTGCTCTTCGCCGGACGGCTCTCGAGCGAGAAGGGCGTCGATCTGCTGCCGGCGATCGCCGCCGCGATCGCGCCCGCTCCGCTGATCGTCGCGGGCGAGGGACCGCTGCATGCGACGCTCGCGGCCGCGGCGGGT